A genomic segment from Patescibacteria group bacterium encodes:
- a CDS encoding 16S rRNA (cytidine(1402)-2'-O)-methyltransferase, with amino-acid sequence RISKTLTSLNDILGDDRKIIIARELTKIYEEVIDGTAQELLTYISEHKKKEKGEFVVIIEPKR; translated from the coding sequence ACAGAATATCGAAGACATTAACTTCACTCAATGATATTTTGGGAGACGATAGAAAAATAATCATTGCTCGCGAACTTACTAAAATATACGAAGAGGTTATAGATGGAACTGCGCAAGAATTGCTGACGTACATTTCGGAACATAAAAAAAAGGAGAAAGGAGAATTTGTTGTAATTATTGAGCCAAAACGCTGA